A stretch of Aedes aegypti strain LVP_AGWG chromosome 2, AaegL5.0 Primary Assembly, whole genome shotgun sequence DNA encodes these proteins:
- the LOC5578056 gene encoding protein MTO1 homolog, mitochondrial: protein MLPRLTSIFRINKRFTHNLTFAERYCSTTSNNQTPFYDVVVVGGGHAGTEACSAAARMGARTLLITHKRSTIGEMSCNPSFGGIGKGHLMREVDALDGVCARSCDNSGVQYKVLNKRRGPAVWGPRAQIDRKLYKAEVQKELSETANLEIVEASVEDIILEREEGQSLNRIKGISLKNGDVVWTKSLVITTGTFLRGQINIGLKTMPAGRIGDEPAIGLAKSLEDLGFRMSRLKTGTPPRIKASSINFDILERHPGDNPPVPFSFMNDRVWLNNEDQLDCFLTHTSADVNDIVKRNLHCNRHVTEELTGPRYCPSIESKVLRFGGKTHQIWLEPEGFDSELIYPNGLSCTLPEEEQIKLVRCLRGLEEAELARPGYGVEYDFVDPRELYQTLETKRADGLFFAGQINGTTGYEEAGAQGILAGANAAAKTLKRKPLTISRTEGYLGVLVDDLTTLGTNEPYRMFTSRAEFRLSLRPDNADLRLTEKGYQIGLVSEERYQRMVSIREKLKMGIELLSDIKKGSNTWKEQLGLPLGKASIHKSAFEMLAITVEDIKTEDLCDLAPEVLGWIKDDRVLCERLKIEALYSLSIQEQAKEVEEVQRHEQLRIPRSIDYLSRSLNLSYEEQEKLVNIQPQTIAAASRIQGITPSTIVRLVRYVKQQEMTASA from the exons ATGTTGCCTAGACTTACATCAATTTTTAGAATTAACAAACGTTTTACACATAATTTAACCTTTGCAGAGCG GTATTGCAGCACAACCAGCAATAATCAAACACCGTTCTATGATGTAGTCGTCGTAGGAGGTGGTCATGCCGGTACGGAAGCATGTTCGGCGGCAGCTCGTATGGGAGCTCGCACGCTGCTGATCACGCACAAACGCTCCACGATCGGGGAGATGTCCTGCAATCCGTCCTTCGGCGGCATCGGAAAAGGGCACTTGATGAGGGAAGTGGACGCACTGGATGGAGTCTGTGCACGGAGTTGTGACAACAGTGGTGTGCAGTACAAAGTGTTGAACAAACGGCGAGGACCTGCCGTATGGGGACCGAGAGCGCAGATCGATAGGAAGTTGTACAAGGCGGAGGTGCAGAAAGAGTTGAGCGAAACGGCGAATCTTGAAATCGTGGAAGCTTCCGTTGAAGACATTATTCTGGAGAGGGAGGAAGGTCAATCGCTGAATAGGATCAAAGGTATAAGTTTGAAGAATGGCGATGTTGTGTGGACAAAATCTCTCGTTATCACGACGGGGACGTTTCTGAGAGGTCAGATCAATATAGGATTGAAGACGATGCCGGCTGGGAGAATTGGAGATGAACCGGCGATCGGATTGGCAAAGAGCCTTGAGGATTTGGGATTTCGGATGTCTAGGTTAAAAACGGGAACACCTCCACGAATCAAGGCATCGTCGATCAACTTTGATATCCTGGAGCGCCATCCAGGTGATAATCCACCggttccgttttcattcatgaATGATCGCGTGTGGTTAAACAATGAGGATCAGCTGGACTGTTTCCTAACGCATACGAGCGCGGATGTGAATGATATTGTTAAGCGAAATCTTCACTGCAACCGTCATGTGACAGAAGAGCTTACTGGGCCACGGTATTGTCCTTCGATTGAGTCCAAAGTGCTTCGATTTGGCGGAAAAACTCATCAAATATGGTTGGAACCAGAAGGGTTCGATAGCGAATTAATCTATCCGAATGGACTATCGTGTACGCTTCCAGAAGAGGAGCAGATCAAGTTGGTTCGGTGCCTGCGTGGATTGGAGGAAGCGGAACTTGCAAGACCGGGATACGGCGTGGAGTATGACTTTGTCGATCCACGGGAGTTGTATCAAACGTTGGAGACCAAGCGAGCGGACGGGTTATTCTTTGCAGGACAAATCAATGGCACAACCGGTTACGAGGAAGCGGGAGCGCAAGGAATTCTGGCTGGAGCCAATGCAGCTGCGAAGACTCTTAAGCGGAAGCCATTGACCATCAGTCGAACGGAAGGGTATCTTGGAGTGTTGGTCGATGATTTGACAACTTTGGGGACGAACGAGCCTTACCGGATGTTCACTAGTAGAGCCGAGTTTAGACTGAGCTTGAGACCTGACAATGCCGATTTACGCTTGACTGAGAAGGGTTACCAGATTGGATTGGTATCGGAAGAGCGTTACCAGAGGATGGTTTCAATAAGGGAGAAACTGAAGATGGGGATTGAGTTGTTGAGCGACATCAAGAAAGGCAGCAACACTTGGAAAGAGCAGCTGGGTCTGCCCTTGGGGAAGGCGAGCATACACAAGAGTGCTTTTGAGATGTTGGCTATTACGGTGGAGGATATCAAGACGGAGGATTTGTGTGACTTGGCTCCAGAGGTGCTTGGTTGGATTAAAGATGACAGAGTATTGTGTGAGAGATTAAAG attGAGGCTTTGTACAGTTTATCTATTCAAGAACAAGCTAAAGAAGTCGAAGAAGTCCAAAGGCATGAACAACTTCGGATACCAAGGTCGATTGATTATCTATC GAGATCTCTCAACCTTTCATACGAAGAACAGGAAAAACTTGTAAATATACAACCACAAACT ATCGCCGCTGCCAGTCGCATCCAAGGCATCACCCCGTCCACCATTGTTCGACTGGTGAGATATGTCAAACAGCAAGAAATGACAGCCTCTGCCTAA